The Xanthomonas sp. DAR 80977 nucleotide sequence CTGACCTTCTGGGACAAGCGCGTGTCCAACTTCATCGGCACCAGCGTCACCCGCGAAACCATGTACGGCCTGCGCGATCCCACCTCCGGGCCGGATGCGCAGGCGGCGCTGGCGTTCCTGCAGAGCGGTGCCTGCGCCGCGCAGGTCGGCGCCGCCGGCAACGACGTGGCGGCGGCCTGCTCGGCCAACGACACCTCGCTGTTCTCGGCGATGGCGCTGCTGCGCAACGCCGCGGCCACCGGCGGGCTGGGCGCCTACAACGGCAGTTCGGCGCAGACCCTGGCGCTGGAGAACGCCTACGACCTGATCGGCGAGGCGGACGATCCGCTGTACGAATTCGACGTGTCGCGCCCGGTCAACCAGAACAAGGCCAAGATCCACGGCTGGGAACTGGGCGGGCAGTACTTCCTTGGCGATACCGGGTTCGGCGTCTACGCCAACTACACCCTGGTCAAGGGCGACGTCGGCTTCGACAACACCGTGCTGGACCGCGACCAGTTCGCGCTGCTCGGCCTCAGCGACACCGCCAACGTGATGCTGATGTACGAGAAGTACGGCTGGAGCGCGCGCCTGGCCTGGAACTGGCGCGACGAGTACCTGATCGCGGCCAACCAGAACGGCTCCAACCGCAACCCGTACTACGTCGAGCCGTACCAGCAGCTGGACCTGAGCGTGAGCTACGCCATCACCGACAACCTGTCGGTCGGCTTCGAGGCGATCAACATCACCAGCGAGGATGTGCGCTGGCACGGCCGCTCGGAGAAGCAGGTGATCAAGGTGCTGGATCAGAGCCCGCGCTACACGCTGGGCGTGCGCTACAACTTCTGAGCACGGCGGCACGCACGCGGCGGCGGCCGCGTGCGGCAGGCGCACGCGCGCTGCAGCGCGTCTTGCGGGCGCAGCGCTTTGCTGCAATGGTCGCGTGGCGCACGCCGGCCGGCCCGGTCGGCCGGCGGCCCGCCCGGTTCCGCCACCGACCCGCTGGAGTACAGATGGCCCGATACGAACTGCTCAACAACGTGGCCCACCAGGACCTGCGCGTGATCCTGCGCTTCGGCCCCGAGTTCGGCGACGCCAGCGGCGTGGTGCAGGCATTCCCGACCGAATACGCCGAACTGCAGCGCGAGTACCCGATCCTGCTGCGCAAGGACCCGGCCGGCGGCGGCGGCTTCCAGTCGGTGGCGCTGCTCGGCTTCGAGCAGCAGGAGAACCTGTTCCTGCACGGCGCGCGCTGGGATGCGGCGTACCTGCCGGGCATCGTCGCCAAGGGCCCGTTCCTGATCGGCTTCCAGGAGCGGCACGAGGACGGCGTGTTGCGCCGCGAGCCGGTGATCCACGTCGATCTCGACCATCCGCGGGTCAGTTTCAGCGAAGGCGAG carries:
- a CDS encoding SapC family protein, giving the protein MARYELLNNVAHQDLRVILRFGPEFGDASGVVQAFPTEYAELQREYPILLRKDPAGGGGFQSVALLGFEQQENLFLHGARWDAAYLPGIVAKGPFLIGFQERHEDGVLRREPVIHVDLDHPRVSFSEGERVFLPQGGHSPYLEHVITVLRGIRDGVEGGNAMFAAFDALGLIQPLRIDVQLGEAHNVQLAGLYGIDRERLAALDAPALHGLHRAGYLEGAYLLLASLHNMRRLMAEKQRRLQQAGTDAAVSGQAA